TACTTTTAGGACAAGATATAGAAAAAGAGAGATGCTTTGTTGTTGGTAAAAGTCCTAGGGAAGGTTTGATTCATGAGCAGCCAACTGAATCCATTAAAACAGCTTGCAACTATTCATACATTGCTTCTATTTGGCCTCAATTCGACTGGTACCTTGAAGGAGGGGATTTTTATATAGGTGTACAAACGAAGCGTGGTTGCCCACATAACTGTTGTTATTGCGTTTATACAGTTGTCGAGGGTAAGCAAGTTCGAGTCAACTCTACACAAGAGATTATCAATGAAATAAGACAATTATATGATTTAGGTGTTAGGAATATATGGTTCACTGATGCACAATTCATTCCTGCTAGACGTTATATAGAGGATGCAAAAGAGCTATTAAGAGCTATTCATCAAGAGAGAATGATTGGGATTCGTTGGGCGGCATATATTCGCGCAGACAATCTTGATGCAGAACTAGCAAAATTAATGGTACAAACAGGAATGAATTACTTCGAAATTGGAATCACATCTGGTTCTCAAGAATTAGTTCGAAGAATGCGAATGGGATACAACTTGCGAACAGTACTTGAGAATTGCCAGCTGCTTGCTGATGCAGGCTTTAATGATCATGTCTCGGTGAATTATTCATTCAATGTAATTGATGAAAGGCCTGAAACTATTCGTCAAACCATTGCTTATCACAGAGAATTAGAAAAAATCTTCGGGGCAGAGAAAATAGATCCAGCTATCTTTTTCATAGGGCTTCAACCACATACTCATCTTGAGCAATATGGTTTTGAACAAGGTCTCATCAAGCCTGGATATAACCCAATGAGCATGATGCCATGGACTGCACGTAAACTTTTATGGAACCCTGAACCAATGGGAAAAACTTTTGGCAAGATTTGCTTAGAAGCATTTGACTCCTGCCCTAACGATTTTGGGCGCACAGTAATTAACTTATTAGAAAGAGACTATGGGATTGCACCATTAGAGGAAGCATTACGTGCACCGCTAAAAGGACGCCCAGCAATCGCAAAAGCCATTCGATAACGAAACAGCAATAAAGCAAGACATGAAATGCCTAAAACACCCCCAACAGGATTAGGCGAAGAACCTCCTGGACCTATCAACCAAGTAGGCGTATTTAATGAAACATCTATAAAATTAGTATTTAATACAAACCATAACCCAACCAACCCCCCATGCAAACCTATACAACCATATATAGACCCATTATCTATTAGTCTTCTTATAGAAAGAACCAATCCCAAGAAAAATAAGCCAATCAAAAGGAATAACACCTCGATAACGCCTAAATTAGATTCTAGAAGTGAAAAGATGTGTACCAAACTAAAGACTATTGACTGAATAAATACTCCCCTAGTAGATCCAAATAAAAGGTTTGCTTCGCCCCAAAACCAACCACGAAAGATCAATTCCTCTGCAAATGCGACGCCAAGCCCAAGAACAATTCCATTAATAAAGTTTCCAACATTTAAAGACCCTTCCCACTGGATCCAACTGGTAAAACATAAAGGTGCTAAAACGAAACCAAGCAAGCCAAAAGCCCACAAAATGCCTTTAAAAAAAGCCCTAAAAGAAGCGCGAATTCGAACTTTATGTAATCCCAAAAGAATCCGAGGGTTCTTTTTTTTCCATCGCCACTTTACCCAGCTAGGCAAGCAAATTAAAAAGAAAGTAAACGTTAGCGCAGTCACTAAAAGAGAACTGTTATTATCCTCCATCTTGTAAAGAGAAAGCTGCATAGCTTGCACTATGAACCAACTCAGTAAATACAGTATTGGAAAAAAAATTACCGTAGGTATAAAACGACAAAGTTGAGTCGCCGAAGTCTTCCAAAAAGTAGTAATTAGATTATTCAGTTTTCTGGTTCAATAGTGCTTATAAGACCTCTACTTTTGAGAGACTCACAATAAAATTCCGCAGGCTCTAGATCACATGTAATAACTAATCCTATCCCATTATTATGGGTTTCCAACATAACTGACATAGCGTCCTGCTCACTAAGTTGTGGAACAACCTCACGTAAAGTTTTCACAACATAATCCATTGAATTTATTGGATCATTATGAAGAAGAACCTTATATCTTGGCGATATCTTCCTCACCTTCTCAGTTTGTCTCTCAACAACTGCAGCACCGCCTGAGGTACAACTTGGATTTTCCACCATATTAGAAATGGCTAATTGAAATTACTTTAAAAGTGATTAGGACTTTAAAGCATAATGTATATCAAATGCTAGTGATCCTTCTCATAGCTTCTTCTACATTTTCGAGACTATTAAAAGCTGAAAGTCGGAAATAGCCTTCTCCAGCAGTACCAAATCCACTCCCAGGAGTTCCAACGACATTTGCATTATTAAGCAAAAAGTCAAAAAACTCCCAGGAATTCATACCTTTCGGGGCCTCTATCCACACATAAGGGGCATGTTGACCTCCAAAAACCTTATAGCCAGCCATCGATAATTTATTGCGGATTATTTCTGCATTCTTCATATAAAAACTTACTAGGTTTTTAGTTTCTATCGCTCCTTCTGATGAGTAAACCGCTTCTGCTCCTCTTTGGACAATATAACTAACACCATTAAACTTCGTACTTTGACGACGATTCCAAAGCGACCACAAATCAACTTGTTCATCATTAGAAGTTTTACCTTTTAATGATTTAGGAATAACTGTGTAAGCACAACGGGTTCCAGTAAAACCAGCTTTCTTAGAAAATGAACGAAATTCAATCGCACAATCTTTTGATCCATCAATTTCAAAAATAGAATGCGGGATCAACGGGTCTTGAATAAAAGCCTCATAAGCAGCATCAAACAAAATCAATGCATTGTTTTTGTTTGCATAATCAACCCATCTTGCTAGATGATCTTTACTAGCCACAGCACCAGTTGGATTATTCGGAAAACATAAATAAATTAAATCAACAGGCTCTTCGGGGACCTCTGCTTGAAAAGCATTATCTGAATTCAAAGGGATGTATAACAATCCTTCGTATTGTCCAGATTTTGATGCTCCCCCAGTCCTCCCATCCATAACATTGCTATCTACATATACTGGATAAACAGGGTCAGTTACTGCAATTCGATTACCTGAACCAAGAATATCAAGAATGTTGCTGCTATCACATTTAGAACCATCAGAAACAAAAATCTCGTCTGGAGAAATTTCACATCCTCTGGAGTGAAAATCATTTATGGCTATTGCTTCTCTAAGCCACAAATAACCTTGTTCGGGACCATATCCATGAAAACCTAAGCTGGTTCCCATTTCCTCAATTGCTTTTAGCATGGCCTTACAACAGGCTTGAGGCAAAGGCTCTGTAACATCACCAATCCCTAAACGAATAAGGTTTGATTGGGGGTTCGCCTGAGAAAAAGCATTTACTCTTCTAGAGATCTCTGGAAAGAGATAACCAGCTTTAAGCTTTAGATAATTACTGTTGACCTGAACCACGAGAAGAATTTGGTAAATCCATTTGTATATTGCCTGGGGAAAGGTATCTATGTGAAGCAAAACTGCATAGGATATATAAAGGAAAATGTTTTTCGATTGTGTCTAGTGAAATTCATTCCTTTGCGGAAGAGAAAAATCTTTGCAAGCCAATCAATTTTGAGAAATTGATTGATGTCAATATTCATAAACCAGCCCAATACATGGGCCATGAACTAGGTACAGAACAAAGAAATTGGGACTCCTCAAATGTACGGTGGGTACTTAGTTACCCAGAACTATATGAAGTAGGAGCAAGTAATTTAGGTCACATCATTCTGTACTCAATTCTCAACAGTATTCCTAATCAAGTTTGCGATAGAGCATATCTTCCTGAACCTGATTTAGCAAACCATTTAAAAAAAAATTCAATCGGGTTATTTGGAGTTGAGTCCAGATGCCAACTTAAAAACTTCGATGTACTCGGATTCAGTCTTAGTTATGAACTAGGCGCAACAAATATTTTAGAAATGCTTGATCTGTCTCATATCGACATCTATGCAAAAGATCGAGCTGACCTACCGCTAACGGATCCAAACTCAATACCATTAGTTTTTGCAGGAGGGCCTACTGCAACTAGCAATCCAGAGCCTTATGCTGACTTTTTTGATTTCTTTGCTCTTGGAGATGGTGAAGAGCTTCTTCCTGAAATTGGATTAGTTATTTCTAAATCAAAGGAATTACAAGCCAAAAGATCTGAAACTCTTCGCAGCCTTGCTGAAATACCCGGCGTATATGTTCCATCACTATATCAACCATCAAGAGACTTCCTATCTCTGAAACCCCTAACCTCAAATGTACCAGAAAGAATTATTAGACGAGTGGCAACACCAATACCATATTATTCACTTGGTTTAGTTCCAAACGTTGAGACAGTACATGATCGGCTAACCGTTGAAATAAGAAGAGGTTGCACACGGGGGTGTCGTTTTTGTCAACCGGGTATGCTTACACGTCCAGCAAGAGATGTTGAGCCAGAAGAAGTTATCGCAGCAGTTGAAAAAGGTGTTCAAGAAACTGGGTACAGCGACTTTTCTCTATTATCATTAAGCTGTAGTGACTACTTATCACTACCTACAGTTGGTATAGAACTTAGGAATAGATTAGCAGACAAAAACATCACTTTACAGTTGCCAAGCCAAAGGGTCGATAGGTTTGACGACAATATTGCCCACATACTTGGTGGTAATAGACAGGCAGGGCTAACCTTTGCACCCGAGGCAGGAAGTCAACGCCTTCGCGATATTGTCAATAAAGGATTAACTGATGCAGAGCTTCTCCATGGAATACGTAAGGCCATGGAACATGGATACAAAAAGATTAAACTCTACTTCATGATTGGACTGCCAGGAGAAGAGGATATGGACATTAAAGGCATTGCCAGAACATGTAAATGGATCCAAGAAGAATGCAAAGAAGATTTTGGGAGATTAAAGTTAAATATCACTATTAGCAATTTCACTCCCAAGCCTCATACTCCATTTCAATGGCACAGTGTTTCAACTAAAGAATTAACTCGGCGGCAAAAAATTCTTAAAGATGAATTCATCCAACTTAGATTGAAAAATATAAAAGCTAATTATACAGATGTAAGAATTTCTGCCATAGAAGATTTCCTTGGTCGGGGAGATAGGAGATTGGCACCGGTGATTGAGTCTGCATGGAAACGTGGTGCAGGTATGGATGCCTGGTTTGAATCTCAAGATCGTGCATATAAAGCATGGTCAGAAGCTATCTCAGAGGCAGGGCTTTTTGGTCACTTTAGAAAGTTGGAAATGGGAAATTGGGGTACTACTCAAACTCTCCAGAAAAATGATTTAATGCATTTGTGTTCACAACCTCTCCCTTGGGATCATATCGACACTGGAATAGACAAAGCATGGTTAAGGAAAGATCTCCAAAAAGCACTATCAGAAAAAACTGTTCCAGACTGTTCATTTAATAGTTGCAGTAGTTGTGGTGTATGTGGACCAGAGTTAGGTCATAACCAAATCATCACTTCCTCTCCAATACCTATTCAAAACAAAACAAAGCCTCCTCACACGACAAAGCAATGTCGTATAAGAGTTCAGTTTTCAAAGACATCGCCAATGCATTTAATTAGTCATCTAGACCTAATTCGATTACTAGAAAGATCCTTAAGGAGAAGTGATTTGCCAATTAGCTATACCGGAGGATTTCATGCTCTTCCACGATTGCAACTCGCTCTTGCTTTACCTCTTGGGATAGAAGGTCTAGGAGAATGGATGGATATGGATTTCTTTCAAGAAATCCAGCCTTCATCTTTGAAAGAACAGCTGCAAAAATGCTTACCTAAAGGCATACATTTGATTAAAGCCAGTAAAATAGCTATCAATAAAAAGAGCCTCTCACAACAACTTATACAGGCAAACTGGAGTTTCAATTTAGAAAGTCAAACAAACGAAAAATATACTTTTCATCAATGGAATGATTCTTTAGAAAGCATTCTCAATGCAGAATCATTAATTTGGGTAGATACTGATAAAAAAGGACGTCATCGAGAAAGGGATTTAAAGTCTCAATTAAAGAGTTTAAGGCTAATAAATGGCAATAATGCAGAGCCACTAGAGGCTATGTCTATCGAGTTGCAAGCCCTCATATCTCCTATAGGACAAAGCATCAAACCTATGCATATTCAATATTGGATAGCTAAATCTTTAGGTCAAGATTTAGCAATTAAAAATATAAAAAGAGAAGAGCTTATCTTAGAAAGATGCTAAAATTATATTGGGTTAAAAGGAGGCTCAGTAAGAGCTCACTTAGCCTAAGTTATTTTGGAAGAAAACCCGTCGTAAACTCAAATATCCGGGGGGTAATATCCGGATCTTCAGCAATCAACCTTCAGAAAGAGCTAGTGCTCTGCATTATTCCTTCCAAAGAACTTAGAGTTTAACTTTTATCTGACTAAATGCAGTTTCACTGCAAATTGATTTTCAAATCAGAGCAAACAGTTCTAATTTTCTTTATATGCCCCAGAAAATTATCGTCGCAGAGCAAGAGCGAATAGCAGCATTGCTTTCTGATGGCCGAGTAGACAAATTAATCGTTGCACAGGGTCGTTACCAAATTGGAGATGTCTATTTAGGGACAATCGAAAATGTCCTTCCTGGTATAGATGCTGCCTTTGTAAACATTGGTGCAAGTGAAAAAAATGGATTTATTCATGTTACCGATCTAGGACCTCTGAAAATTAAGCAGAGCGCCGCAAGTATTACTGAATTACTCAGACCTAATCAAAAGGTTTTAGTACAAGTAATGAAGGAGCCAACTGGGAATAAAGGCCCACGCCTAACAGGTAATTTAGCGCTGCCTGGAAGATATCTAGTTCTTCAACCTAATGGTCAAGGTGTCAATATTTCTCGTAGAATTAACCTTGAAAATGAACGGAATCGTCTTAAAGCATTAGGAGTATTAATCAAGCCTCCTGGGACAGGAATTTTAATTCGATCTGAAGCTGAATCTGTATCAGAAGAATTAATAATTGATGATCTAGAAAGTCTTCTCAAAAAATGGGAATTAATACAACAAGCTTCAGATCGAGCTACTCCTCCTACTCTTTTAAGCCGTGACGAAGATTTTATACAAAGAGTTTTGCGTGATCATATTAATCCAGAATTATCTGAAGTTATCCTTGAAACAACTGAGGGTAGTGATAGGGCTAAAAAGTACCTTTCTCAAGATGATGCAAAAGTAACTGTTCAATGCCACAAGCAATCGGACAATATACTTGAACATTACAAGATTGACTTAGCAATCCTAAATGCCCTGAAACCTAGAGTAGACCTCCCTTCAGGAGGCTATATCATAATTGAACCAACAGAAGCCCTCACCGTCATTGATGTCAATTCAGGCTCATTTACACGTTCCTCTAACTCTCGTGAAACAGTTCTTTGGACCAACTGTGAGGCAGCCATAGAAATAGCAAGACAATTAAAGCTTAGAAATATAGGCGGAGTAATAATTATTGATTTCATTGATATGGAATCACGAAGAGACCAACTTCAACTTTTAGAATATTTCACATCTGCAATAAAAGACGACGCATCGCGTCCACAAATATCTCAATTAACTGAATTAGGATTGGTAGAGCTTACAAGAAAGAGACAAGGCCAAAATATTTATGAGTTATTTAGCAAAGAATGCTCTAATTGTTCCGGATTAGGACATATTGCCAACATAACTGACAAAGACAAAAGAAATCCATCCACATTAAACAGCAATTTAATTCAAAATGGTTCTTTGAATAATGATGAGGTTAATATAGTTGTCAACAACAAGAACAAAATTAATGAATCTACTAATGAGAATCATGAAGCGGTAATTTCAAATATTTCACAAAGATCTTTTGACAAAGAAAATAACTTAGAAAAAACAAATCCTAAAAATGAAGCAGAGAATATAATTATTGAAATGACAGAAGAAGAAGAGTTTGTATACAGTACTTTAGGGCTAAACCCAACATTAATCTTAGAAAAGCAACCAATTAATATTAATGAAAAAAATTCTATTCAAGTAGTCCGCAAGAATAATAAGATCGAAAAGTCAATTAACCTTAGATCAGAAGAATTAGAAGCAGAAGTTCAAAACCTATCTAATAAAATGAAATCAGAAGTTCCAGATGAGATAAATAGCATAGAGGGAAATACTACTAATTCGAATCCAGAAATCAATCAGCAGAACAAAGTCGAAGTCGAAAACATCTCAAATATAGAGATGGCAGACTCAACAGATTCATTAAAACCAGAAGCAGAAGATACACGCAGACGAAGAAGACGCTCTTCCAATGAAAAAGACAATCACAAGGTAGATGGCATAGACGAAACAACGACACAAGATTCAAACCTAACTGAACAAGAAGCAGAAGATTCTCGCAGACGGAGAAGGCGCTCTTCAGCTGCAACATAATCTTGCAAGAGTTAAGAACTGCTGGTTTAGATGAAGTAGGCAAAGGCTCATTATTTGGTCCTGTATTTGCTGGCGCAGTAATTTTAGAAAAACAAAATGAGATTTACTTGATTAACTCTGGAGTAAAAGATAGTAAGAAATTATCTCCAGAAAAAAGAATGTCTCTATTACCAATAATTAAAGAATATGCTCTGAATTGGTCAATTGGACAAGCATCTGCAAGAGAAATTGATTTACTAGGGATAAGGTTGGCTACAGAAAAGGCAATGATTAGGGCCGTGCATAAATTGATTCCTCAACCTGAAATTCTCTTAATAGATGGCTGTCTCCCTTTAAGATCGTGGGAAGGGCCTCAAAAGACACTCGTCAAGGGAGAAGATAAATCAGTAGCAATAGCAGCAGCGAGTATTTTGGCCAAAGTCACTAGAGATGAACTCATCAAACAATTGGCACAAGCATATCCTTCATATGGATTAGAAAAGAATGTTGGATATGGAACGCTTTTACATCGCAAAGCACTAATAAAACTAGGGGCAACTAAACTCCATAGAAAATCATTTCTCTCGAAGATCAAGTAATTGGCTTTATTGTTCTAAGCACCAGGAAGAGAAATCACGAACCAACTGCTGACCTACTCGAGACTTAATTCCAAGTAAAATACCATTTAAAATTGATTGCCCAGTTGATTCCAATATTTTTGGTGGTATTAATTTTAACAAAGGTGGTTGACTAACACTTACTCCTAAAAAGGCTTCTCCCACCAAGCCTTCGTCCGTAGCAATTAATGTTGCATCAAGCATCAATTCAAAATCATCTACCAACCCAAGGCCTTTGAGCTCGCTATCAGTTGCATGCATTTGCAACTTGTTACCTTCACTATTTACAACAGCTATTGATACAACAGGGTTTACCTCTAGCTGAAACACCTTAAAACTGGTAACAGTATACCGAAAACTACCTTGACCTAACGCTACAAGCTTTTTTGGATCAAGCATTGCTCCAACCACCCTTTCCTGTTGTAAGAGATAATCAGGAAGTCGCTGAACATTCTTTTTGACAGGTAAGTCAATTTTTTGTCGAGCATTAAAAGCCAGAGACATAATTGGCAATTGACGCGACATGATCCTATCGACACTTGCACTCTTTTTAAAATAATGCCAACACAAGTGGCCTATCTCGGACCTAAAGGAACATATGCTGAAGAGGCAGCTTGTGCTTTGGCAAAGCTAGAAAGCCTTTCACAGCCAGAGTTTGTTCCATATTCAGGAATCAGGAATGTCATCGAACATCTAGCTAATAAAGATTGTAAAGCTGCTGTAGTACCTATCGAAAACTCTGTGGAAGGTGGAGTAACAGCAACATTAGATTCTTTATGGAGTTATCAAGATTTATTTATTCAAAGAGCGATTGTCTTGCCGATACGTCATGCATTAATCAGTAGTGGATCCTTAAGGGACATTTCAGAAGTATTATCTCACCCACAAGCCCTTGCACAATGCACTAATTGGCTTCATGAAAATCTACCCAATGCTGTTCAATTACCAACCAGTTCAACCTCAGAAGCTGTAAGAATGGTTGAGGGAAGTAAATTTAGAGCTGCTATAGCATCTAAAACATCTTCTGAAATCAAAGGAGTAAAAATCCTGGCCTATCCTATTAATGATGTTGCAGGTAATTGTACTCGGTTTGTATTACTTAGCGATCAAGAAAATAGCTTTAATAATCAAACTGACATAGCAAGTTTTGCATTTTCTCTTCATTCAAATACTCCTGGAGCATTATTAAAAGCATTAAAATGCATCTCAGATCTTGGGCTTAATATGAGTCGAATAGAGTCACGGCCCTCAAAAAGAGAGTTAGGAGAATATATATTCTTTGTAGACATTGAATTAAGTATAGAATCTATAGATAAAAGCAAAGATCTAAACACTCTATTAAAACCTTTTTGTGAAAATATTATTTACTTTGGCAGATATAAAAATAGTCAGTTCAACTTAGCAAACAATCTCAACCCCTAGAACGGAAAATACCAAATTGCATTAATCCATTAGCAAATGCCCATTTCATAACAAGTATTGTCGGTACTTCCCTAAGGGCTTGAATAAATGATTTTGGACCTAATTCAATGAGAACATCAAATCTCCTTATGCCTTCAATTATTGAATCTTCCCAGGATGGATATGTATATTCAGTCCAATCATTAATTTCGACTATACCTGCTGAATACTTACTCTCTCTTAAATTTTGTTGGAAGGATCTAATACTTGAAAATTCAGGATGGGACCATTGATTTAAAAGCTGTTTCATAATAAAGCCTTCTATCAAATTTAGTCCGCCTTTCTTAAAATCTCGCCTATTCCAATCTGCTACAGCTAATACACCACCTGGTCTTAACACCCTAAGCATTTCATCAGCATAAAGTTGTTTATCAGCAATATGTGCACCAGCTTCAACACTCCATATGCCATCAAAAGTTCCATCCTCAAAATCCAAATCCAATGCATCCATCAATTGGAAATCACATAAAAGATTATCTGGAGTCAGCTCATTAGCCCTTTTGACCTGTTCAAGGCTAACAGTTATGGCAACAACTTCAAATCCATAATCTTTAGCCAAGATCCTTGCGCTTCCTCCAATGCCGCAACCTATATCAAGGATTCTTGAGCCCTTAGGGAGTTTATCTAAACCGCTCCATTGAACTAATTTATGTACAAAATCTATCTTTGCTTGTTTAAAATCAGTTTTATTAGAAGATTGTGGATAATAACCAAGATGAATATGTTCGCCCCATAATTTCTCTAAAAGTCGATCATTCGTCCATGCATCATAAGAAGAAGAAACAGTCTTAGAAGACTTGTATTTTCTATCATTCAATATCCAAATAAATAATGCTAAACCAATAAGAACGACTCCAAGAAAGATGAGAAAAGGAAGCATTAATTAATTATTCTTTTTGTCAACATTAGAAAGTGTATCTTTCAATGCAGTTCTTGCAGCAAGCTGCTTTCTTGTGTGATCTAACATCTGATATTCGCGCTGTAATCTATTCATAGTATCTAACATTTCTAATAAGTTCTGTTGCTCTTCTGCAACTGGCCCCCCCAAATGAGACGCTATCCAAAATGATAGATCTACAGGATCTTTAGGCAATTCTTCGGGCAAGCTTCTTTCGGAATCTGTTAATTTACCTGTTAAAGAAACAACATCTTTCAATGCAAGTAAAACCGAATCAGAAAGCCTTTCTAATTCATCTGAATTAGCAGAAGAATCATCATCTATCCAACTAACCATTGCCACATAAAAAGGTGCTTCTCTAATAATCTCAAGTATCCTGAAACGTTGTTGCCCAACTGTGATGATATTACTGCGTCCGTCTTCAGATTTTTGATGTTTGATTATTCGAGTACAACAACCAACATCTGCAATCTTCTTAGTTGAAGGATCTGCACGGACAATTCCAAAAACGCTATCTGTTTCCAGAACTGTTTGAAGCATAATTCTGTATCTTGACTCAAAGATATGGAGCGGCAAAATCTCCTGAGGAAATAAAACAACATCAGGCAGAGGAAACAGAGGCAATTCCCTGACAGATATTTCGGTCACGGGAACCTTCCCAAACATATATAGATACTACTTAAATCTTTTCAATATTGATGCATTTCAATCATCAAAGCTTAACTTCAATATCAACACCACTGGGCAAATCAAGCTTCATAAGAGCATCTATCGTTTTGGCTGAAGGATTATAAATATCAATAATCCTCCTATGAGTCCGAGTTTCAAAATGCTCTCTAGAATCCTTATCAACATGAGGAGAACGCAAAACACAATAGATCTTTCGTTTTGTAGGAAGAGGTATAGGCCCTATTGCAGTGGCCGCAGTGTTATCTGCAGTTTCAATGATTTTTTCACAAGAAAGGTCTAGCATCCGCCTGTCAAAAGCCTTTAAGCGGATTCTTATCTTTTGCTGAGCGATTGCCGTTGACATAAGTTTAATTCCGTTGAATTACCTCTAATGAGGATTTGACAATGAATTTTCAAGATTCAAAAGGACTTCAGATGATCTAAAGCCCTTTAACAAGTTAACTGATGATAAGACAAAAAATATGTTATCAGTTATCTTTTATTTAATTATCTTGGAAACAACCCCTGCTCCAATTGTTCGGCCACCTTCACGAATAGCAAATCTCATTCCTTGTTCGATAGCAACAGGACAAATTAGTTCTCCTGTCATTTTAATATTGTCACCAGGCATAACCATTTCAACGTTACTTCCATCATCTGCTGTAAAAGCTGTGATTTGTCCAGTCACGTCAGTGGTACGAATATAGAACTGAGGTCTATAACCTGCAAAGAAAGGAGTATGTCTTCCACCCTCTTCTTTCTTAAGAACATAGACCTGGCCTTCAAATTGAGTATGAGGTGTAATAGAACCTTTTTTAACCAAAACCATTCCACGCTCAATATCTTCTTTTTGAATACCTCTAAGCAAAAGGCCTACATTGTCACCTGCCATACCTTCATCTAAAAGCTTACGGAACATCTCAACACCGGTAACGGTTGTTAGACGGGTATCTCTTATACCAACTATCTCAACCTCTTCTCCAACAGTTACTTTACCCCTTTCGATTCTTCCAGTTGCAACTGTACCTCTACCTGTAATTGAGAAAACATCCTCTACAGCCATCAAGAAAGGCTTATCAACCTCTCGCTCAGGCTCAGGTATAGATTCATCAACAGCATTCATTAACTCCTCTACTTTTCCCTCCCATTCAGCTTCACCTTCCAATGCCTTAAGTCCAGATACCTTAACAATTGGAACATCGTTAAAGCCATAACCTTCTAAAAGCTCGCCTATTTCCATCTCAACAAGTTCAATAATCTCAGGATCATCAACCATGTCACACTTATTCAGTGCAACAACTAAAGCAGGCACTCCAACCTGTTTTGCCAAAAGGATATGCTCCTTAGTTTGAGCCATAGGGCCATCAGTGGCAGCACAAACAAGGATTGCTCCATC
This DNA window, taken from Prochlorococcus sp. MIT 0603, encodes the following:
- the tuf gene encoding elongation factor Tu; the protein is MAREKFERNKPHVNIGTIGHVDHGKTTLTAAITNVLAKKGQAQAQNYGDIDGAPEERERGITINTAHVEYETDGRHYAHVDCPGHADYVKNMITGAAQMDGAILVCAATDGPMAQTKEHILLAKQVGVPALVVALNKCDMVDDPEIIELVEMEIGELLEGYGFNDVPIVKVSGLKALEGEAEWEGKVEELMNAVDESIPEPEREVDKPFLMAVEDVFSITGRGTVATGRIERGKVTVGEEVEIVGIRDTRLTTVTGVEMFRKLLDEGMAGDNVGLLLRGIQKEDIERGMVLVKKGSITPHTQFEGQVYVLKKEEGGRHTPFFAGYRPQFYIRTTDVTGQITAFTADDGSNVEMVMPGDNIKMTGELICPVAIEQGMRFAIREGGRTIGAGVVSKIIK